TCCTGAGCTGATTAGTTCGTATCCCACTATGTCAGTGACGATTGACAGTACATTATTGACCGGTACTTACGCCGATCAGCATAAGGTTCCTGGCCTCGTTTGGTATAACCAAGCCGAGGGGCGTGTGATTAGTTACGGAAGTAGTGTGTTTGAAAATGTAAAGCTAGGGCTTTCCAACTTTGTTCATGATAGTTTGTATCAGTTAAATAATTCCGATTTAAGTCCAAATGTAGAGACCATTTACGAAAATTTGCAGAAAAACGGCCTTTCCACGGCGTCTATCAATGGACTGATGCTCGCGGGAATACCGAGCACACCCTCAATTTTCCATGGGTGATAGACATTTTTCCAAAGATGCCTAATGATGTCCACACAAACGGACCAGACCTTCTATCTCTAGGCAATGTAAAAAGAATAGATCCCAGCAATGGATTTTTAATTCATAAATATGGAATGAACGATAAGCGCTCCATCAAAGAATTGACCTATTTAATCCAACAAGACGCGGTACCTAACTTTACGCTTGTATATCTACCCGATAATGATCGACCTGTTCATAATAAAGGACCAAATACACTAAAGGGACTGAAAAAATTAGATAAACAGCTTCAGAATCTTTTAAATGTCTTTCCAACTTGGGAAGATGCCTTAAGTGAAATTACATGGGTCATGATTGGCGACAGTGCCCAGTCAGCTATGGTAAAAGATAAGAACTCGGCTTTGCTAAAATTGAAAGATCTGTTAAGTGACTTTCAAATCGCCAAAATCGGAGACATCAAAGAAACGAACGAAATTGTTTTTACCCCTAATGAGCGAATGGCCTATATTTATGCTTTACAGGACCATATCCAACTAACGGATATAAAAGACAGACTTTTTAAAGATGATCGAATGGACTTTGTCGCATGGAAAGAACAAGACACCATCCATGTGGCTTCACCGCATAAGGCTGAAGAATTAACTTTTAAAAAAGGTGGTCCATACACAGATGAGTACCAACAAACATGGGAGCTCCAAGGAGATTTTTCTGTACTCGACTTAACGGTCAAGAATGATGGAACCATCGAGTATGGAAATTACCCAGATGGACTAGCTCGATTATATGGGGCAATCAATTCGCAAGAGGGTAGATTTCTCATTGCCGAAGCCAAGCCAGGTCATGAATTCAAAGGGGAAGGTACAGCAACTCACGACGGTGGTGGCGCCCATGGATCCATCCACAAAAAAGATTCAGTGGCTCCAATCCTCATTACCGGAACCGACCAACTGCCACAACATTACAGAATCGTCGACCTAAAAAATTGGGTGCTGCAGCTGCTACTGGGACAAGGGGACAGGAACGGTGTCCCACCTTCAAATGAAGAAAGCAAATCCACCCCTAATTAACCTGGTTTTCAAACGATTCATCATGAACAAAATGAGAAAATGTCAGTATAAGTTACTTAACAATACAGACCATTACCGAGTATGCGGGGTACATTCTCCCGGGACACGGGGACAGGTTCACTGTCCCACATGTTTCCTCTCCATTTGGACATACTATTTTTGTCAAAAAGAATAAACATGGAGGGAATATAAATGGCAAACCAAGATATCACTGCTAAAGTGGAGGACATCTTCAAAACCACGTGTGGAAGCTGGGACAACTGCAATCAATCCAATATTGTCGTCTTCCTATCACAATGCTATGACCAAGGGATTGACCCACAATTTTGTGTGAATTGGTTGGATGAACACAGTAACCACATTTCTCAATGGTCCGAATTTTCTCATACTGCTCAGGAATGGGTGAACGAACATACCGCTAGTGGTTCACCTATTGGAACAACAGAAAATCAAGAAGGATGATGTGCCCACCGTTCTTCACAATAATTTTACAAAACCTGGTAGCGAACACCCGCAATTGTCTGTTATAATAAAATTCACTTTACAAGAAATGGAGGTTTTCCTTTTGACAGCGTCTATGAGACTTCGATTCCCAACATTCTATCGTTAATTAAATACGAAGAAGACTCTGCCTGCATGGAGAGTCTAACTGGGATTGGTCTGTCTATTTTTAAGGAAACCTCATTTGACGGTTATTAAAAAAGAAGGGCACGCTTCCCTTCTTTTTTTGTTGTCTTTAAAATAAAGACGTGAGCAAAAAAGATTGATCCCCTCTTAGCTATTAAAATTAAAATAGAAATGGGATTGTGAAAAATGAATATGGAAAATACGCAAACAGAAGAAAATTGGTTCAGAAATATTGTTCTCTTTTTAAGTAGTCAAACGGTTTCGCTATTTGGCTCGGCGCTCGTGCAGTATGCGATTATGTGGTATATCACATTGGAGACGAAATCCGGCCTAATGATGACGTTGTTTATCATTTGTGGCTTTATTCCCACCTTCTTTTTATCACCCGTTGCGGGCGTGTGGGCCGATCGCTACAACCGGAAAGTCTTAATCATTGTCGCGGATGCTTTAATAGCCATTTCCACTTTAGTCCTAGCGATTGTCTTTCTGATGGGGTATGATGCCATTTGGTTGTTGTTTGTTATGGCGGCCATCCGAGCAGTCGGAGCAGGTATCCAAACTCCAGCTGTTGGTGCGATTTTACCTCAAATTGTTCCAAAGGATAAGCTAACGAAAGTAAACGGAGCAAACGGTAGTATTCAAGCCGTTATTATGTTCGTCGCCCCAATGGCAAGCGCAGCATTACTAACCATGGCAACCATCGAAGTAATCTTCTTCATTGATGTCATAACAGCAGCGATTGCGATTTTCACGTTACTCACCTTCTTAAAAATACCTTCACATGAGAAGGCAGCTAACACGCAAACAACGAGCTACTTTAGTGACTTTAAGCAAGGGATTAGCTATATCAATCAGCATGCTTTTCTAAAGAAATTCTTTATATTCTTCGCTATTTTCTTTGTGCTCATGGCACCTGCAGCGTTCCTAACGCCATTGCAAGTGACACGTAGCTTCGGGGAAGATGTGTGGCGATTAACGGCTATTGAAATTGCATTCTCTGTTGGGATGATGGTAGGTGGTGCTGTTATTGCTTCTTGGGGTGGATTTAAAAACAAAGTCCACACCATGACCTTTGCTAGTTTAATCATGGGGGTTTGCACTTTTGGCCTTGGTGCTATTCCGAACTTCTGGATTTACTTAGTTTTCATGGCTATATTCGGGATCTCGATGCCACTTTTCAATACACCGACTATGACTCTTATTCAAGAAAGAGTAGAAGAAAATTATCTAGGTAGAATCTTTGGGGTCTTCGGAATGATTTCAACTTCCATGATGCCCATTGGTATGCTCATCTTTGGGCCAATGGCGGACCTTGTAAAAATTGAGTGGTTACTGCTGGGAACCGGGGGCTTCATTTTATTGCTATCGATGTTCTTAGTTCGAACGAATGAATTAGTGGAAGCTGGGAAACCGGTGGTGACGGAGACTTCTAGTTAAATACGAATAAACAGGCGATCAGTACTTATTACTGGTCGCCTTTTTCAATGATTCCGGATTGGGTTGATTATGTTGGGTACTCAATTGTCCATTCACTGTGCTCAAGCTCGGTGGGACAGGGTTCCTGTCCCCTCTGTCCCACTAAGCTCCGGGACACGGTTCTGGTCCCACTACCAAACCTGCTCGATGACCCTCATCCAATTTTCGCCGAGTATTAGTTTGATTTGGTCATCTTTGTAGCCTCTACTCACTAAGCCCCTTGTGATATTAATGGCTTCTGTATATTGTTCGAAACCTAGGAGTGAGTCGGCTCCTGGCAATTTATCTTCTTTACGGAAACCGATGGTTGGTGCGATTTTGGTTGCAATCATTTCTTGAATAAACAATGGCATATTCATTGGCCAATCGGTCCCAATCCCCACATGTTCGACTCCAACTAGTTTAACTAGGTGGTCGACATGATCTAAGAAATCATTCATATCCGGTCTATCTTTCTCTTGATTTAAAAATTGAGGGACCGTTACGACACCGATGACTCCTCCCGTTTTGGCAATTGCTTCAAGGGTGTAATCGTCTTTCCCTCTAGCGTGGCCGCTTACTGCTTTACATGCAGTGTGAGAAGCGATAACCGGCGCATCCGAAATCTCACAAGCATCCAAAGTGGATTGTCTACCAGTATGGCCAGTATCAACTAAAATTCCAAGTTCATTCATCTTCTGAATAAATTTCACACCAAAATTTGAGATACCTGCGTCACTTCGTTCTGTACAACCCGCTCCAACAAAATTGTGCATGTTATAGGTTAATTGCACGACTCGAAGCCCAAATTTATACATCATTTCAAGATTCTCTAAGTCAGTCCCCATCCACTCGGTATCTTGAGTTGTGACCATCCCTGCTACTTTTCCTTCTCTTTTCGCCTGCCGAATATGCTCTCCTTTCGTTGCTTTAATTAACCAATCAAAGGAGTCAAATTGCTGTTGAGCTGATGTAATGGACTGGAGCGATTCCTCCATGGCACGACTGCCTCTACCACCAGAAATTTGTCTATTTCCCGCAGTTATACCAGATTGTATCCAGCAGTCCTTAAAAGCAGGCAACTTCCCTTCAGCTGCCATACTAATCGACTCACGCATGATGCGAAACACATATTCATTTGGATCATGGATATATTTTTCACATCGCTTTTTCAATTCTTCTGTTACTTCTTCCGAAAAATCAGGAGGTGACATCGGCCCTTGAAAAAGCATATCAATGATGATACTTTCTTCATGCAATCGTTTCGCTCTTGATTCTTGCTCTGTTGTTAATGAAAAATCAAATAAATGTATACTCATATATTCCTCTCCCTTCCAAAATCATGTGGATGTTTCCTGCCTTTCACAAAAGAAAAAAGTAGGAGAACCGCCCCGGTTTTCCCGATTTCCCTGCTCAACTGCTAGTTATATAGATGACAAGCTACTTTTCTACCATTCACACTCGTTAATTTTGGGCTCTGTGACGTGCAGATGTCCGTTGCATGTGCACATCTTGGGTGAAACTTACAACCATTCGGAGGATTAGCTGGAGAAGGCAACTCCCCTTTTAAAATAATCCTTTCCTTCACTTCATCCGGATCCGATTTTGGAATTGCGGAAATTAACGCTTTAGTATACGGATGAAGCGGTTCTTCAAACAGCTCATCCCTACCCCCTTCTTCCACTAATTCTCCCAAATACATAACGCCAACCCGGTGGGCAATATGTTCAACAACCCCTAAATCATGAGAAATAAAAATATAAGCGAGGCCTAGTTCTTCTTGTAAGTCCTGTAATAAATTCAGAATCTGAGACTGGACGGACACATCCAGTGCGGATACAGGCTCATCTAATACCACAATCTTGGGTCGTAAAATAATTGCACGCGCAATTCCTATTCGCTGCCGTTGTCCTCCTGATAGTTCATGAGGGAACCTAGTCAGATGGCTTCCGGATAACCCAACCAGTCGAATCGTCTCATTTATTAAATTTTCATGCTCAGACTTAGGAATTTTATGAGCAATCAGTGGCTCCGATAAAATTTCACGAATACTGAGCTTCGGATTCATCGATGCCATTGGATCCTGAAAAACCATTTGAATATCTTTGCGGACACTATTCATTTCCTTTTTACTTAAAGTCGTAATATCTTTCCCCTGATAAATAACCTCGCCACTCGTAGGCTCAATCAATCGTAAAACACAACGCCCTGTCGTTGACTTTCCACAACCAGACTCACCTACAATCCCAATCGTTTCCCGCTCATTTAGATGTAGGTTCACTCCATTTACCGCATGAACATACCGTTTTGATTGAAACCAAGCTGATTTGGTTGCAAATCTTTTTTCTAAATTTTTTACTTCTAGAAGAGTAGTAGTTGTTGATGTCATATGACCTCCTCCTTCTTCTCATACAGCCAACAACGACAAGATGTTTTCCCATCTAATTCAAATAATGGAGGAACAGAACGTTGACAAATATCCATCGCTTTTGGACACCGGTCTGCAAAGCGGCAGCCTGGTGCGTATTGATCAGGAGTTGGCACTTGTCCGACAATCGATTTTAAGCGACTTTGCCCCTTCGATTGATGGGGAGTCGACTGGATTAAGCCAACCGTATACGGGTGATGCGGTGTTCGAAGCAGCGTTCTCGTATCTGCTGTTTCCACAACCTGTCCAGCATACATAACGACAACACGATCACACATTTCGGCTACGACCCCTAAATCATGTGTGATTAACAGAATGGACATATCCAAGTCACTTTTAAGAGACCGTAACAAATCTAATATTTGCGCCTGAATGGTCACATCTAAGGCTGTGGTTGGTTCATCTGCTATCAGCATTGCTGGATTACAAGCAATGGCCATTGCAATCATCACACGTTGTTTCATTCCACCTGATAGGCGGTGGGGATATTCATGAAAAATTTCCTCTGCACGAGGTATTCCTACAAGCTTCAGAAGCTCTACTACCTTTTGTTTAAGTACCGAACCCTTCGCTTTTTCGTGTTTTTCAATGACTTCTCCAATTTGAATTCCAATGGTTAATACCGGGTTTAACGAGGTCATCGGATCCTGAAAAATCATCGAAATCTCTTTTCCTCGAATCTTTTTCATTTCTTTTTCAGATTTATTGACTAGATTGATATGATTGTAGAGAACTTCACCACCTGAAATTTTCCCGTTTTTATCAAGGAGCTGGAGGATAGAGAGTGAAGTAACACTCTTCCCACAGCCAGACTCCCCAACCAAACCTAATACTTCACCTTTTTTCACCACAAAATCGACGTTATCAACAACAGTTACGGGGCCGTTTTTACTTTCAAATTGAGTCGTTAGTCCGTTTACTTCCAACACATTTGACATATCGTTATTCCCACCTCCTTGCTATTACCGTGATGATTTCGGATCGAATATATCACGCAGGGCATCGCCCAAAAAGTTCACCGCGAATACAACCAATGTGATAGCCAAACCTGGGAAAGTAGCAAGCCACCATGCATCATACATATAGTTTTTCCCTTCAGCTAGCATCGTCCCCCACTCTGGAGTTGGAGGCTGTGCTCCTAAACCAATGAAGCTAAGGGCTGCTGTATCTAAAATGGCTACTCCAATGAATAGAGTCGTATACACTAACAACACACCTGACACATTAGGTAAAAATTGTCTACGAAGAATCCACCCGTGAGAGCTTCCGATAGACCGGCTTGCTTCGACAAAACCGGATGATTTGATGGTCAGGGCTGCACCTCTTATGAGCCGTGAAAATCCTGGAATAGAAGCGATTCCAACAGCAATCATTGCATTGGTTAAACTGGGTCCTAAAATCGCTACGATAGCCAGAGCTAACACAATACTCGGTAAAGCTAATAAAATATCCATGATACGCATCAACACATTATCGACCCAACCGCCAACATAGGCGCAAACTAACCCAATTAGAGTTCCAAGGAAAAATGTTATCGCCACAGCTAATAACGAGACTGTTAAGGTTACTCGAACACCGAAAATCATTCGTGATAAGATATCTCTTCCAATTGGATCCGTTCCTAAAAGATGCTCCATACTTGGCCCTTGCAACATAGCATCATAAAATAATTCCTCCGGGTCATAAGGGGCAAGTATTGGGGCGAATATCCCAATTAAGGCAACGACAAAAAGGAAAAGAATACAAACAACAGCACGCTTATCCTTCATGATTCTTTTTACAGTATCTGATTTGATTTTCAAAGGAGCCTTATGTGTAACGCGTGCCTGGATTGGTTTATAGGTTTCTAATTTTGACATTTAATTACGCCTCCTGTGTGCCCATTTCCACCCGAGGATCGATGATGCTGTAAAGTACATCTACCAAAATATTGATGGTGACATAGACAACACCCATGAATAAAACCGTTCCCTGAATAAGAGGAAAGTCTCTCGATGAAATGGCTCCAATGGCTAACGTACCTAGACCTGGCCAGTTAAATACCTGTTCAATAATAACCGTGCCCCCAAGCAATGCTGCCATTTGAAGACCGATCACTGTTATAACAGGGATTAACACATTTCGCAGGGCGTGACGAAACAAAATCAATCGATCCTCAAGACCTTTAGCCCGTGCAGTACGAATGTATTCATTGGATAGAACCTCCACCATTCCATTTCTGGTTAATCGCATAATCATCGTGGATGCGACCACACCAAGTGTGAGGGATGGTAGGATCAGGTCTCGAAAACCCGTTCCAGCTGCAATGGGAAACCATTGAAGCTTGACTGAAAACACCATCACTAATAATATGGCTAGCCAAAAGCTTGGAATCGATACCCCTAAAGTAGCTAAGGCCGTACATAGCTTGTCAATGATGGAATCTTTAAATCTTGCTGCTAAAATTCCTAACGTAATGCCGATTACAACAGCAATGAACAGTCCGAATACAGCTAGCTTCACCGTCTCAGGAAAACGGTCCAAAATTTCCGTCAAAACCGGTCTTCCTGTCTTTAAGGATGTTCCAAAATCACCTTGAAAAGCATTGGTGATATACTGTCCATATTGAACGAAAAGGGGCTGATCCAGCCCCAAATGGTTTGTTAGCTTTTCCACTTGCTCCGGGGATGCGTTGATGCCAAGCATGATCTTGACTGGATCACCAGGAATAAAGTGGATAAGTAAAAATGAGAATATAGAAATTCCAAAGATGACTAGTATCCCGGATAAAATCCGATTGATGATAAACTGTTTCATTATTGTCTCACCCAAGCATCTTGGTAATCGATTGAGACATTGTTTATCTTCACGTCCTGAACTCTACTATTGACTACATAAAATACCTTTTCTGCATAGATTGGAACCCAATAGGCGTTTTCCACTACGATTTTTTGAACATCGGCATATACTTGCTTTCTATCTTCAAGGTCTACGGTTATTCTGCCCTTCTCTAATAATGCATCAAGCTCTGCATTTTGAGCACGAACATGGTTTAAACCGCCAATCTGACTAGAATGGAATAGCAAGAATAAAATATCTGGATCCGAGTAAGAGTACGCTAGGAAGGACATATCATAGTCACCCTGTGATACTTTTTCTATGAGTGTCCCTGCCTCCATCGATTGGATACTAACTTGGATTCCAATATCCTTTAGCATGGCTTGAACGATTTGTGCCGCTTGGCTATGCTGTGGCATGATGGAAAGCTCTAACGAGAGTTCTTGACCGTCCTTTTCCATAATTCCGTCGCCATTCTTCTCAAAACCTGAGCTTTCTAATAGACTAATGGCTTCATCTTGATTGAATTTATGGCCATAGTTTTCTACATTTTGATCATACCCAAAAATGGTAGCTGGAATCGGTCCATAGGCAGGGGTTCCCTCCCCATTTAGTTCGGCCTGAATAATCGCTTCTTTATTGACTGCCATATTGATGGCTTTTCTAACGTTGAGATCTGAAAGCACTTCATTTTCAAGATTCATTTCTAAAAATAAACCTAAGCCTTGACGTTCGGCCTCTAACACATAATAGTCTGGGTTATCGCGGTATCTTTGAACATCCTTTGGTAAGACGCCGGAAGCGACATCAATGGATCCGCTATCAAGTGCTGCCAGCATCGTTTGTGCATCCTGGATAAATTTGTACACAATCTGATCGGGGTAAGCTTTCCCTTGGTTATCAGCGGAAGGTTGTGGCCAGTTAAAGTCTTCATTTCTTTCCAACGTGACGGACTGTCCCGTTACCCATTCCTTAAAGATAAAAGGTCCTGCTCCAACTGGGTTTCTTCCATAATCATCCCCGTGCTTTTCAATGGCCGCCATCGATAACGGCTGTAGGTATCCTTGACTCGTTAGGTTTCGTAAAAGTGGTGCGGATGGAGCCGCCAACTGAATCACAAATGTGTGATCATCTGGAGCAGAAGTTGACTCAATTCCTCCTATTAAGCTTGCGGCAACCGTTGCCCCTGTATCAGGGTTCAAAATCCGATCAAACGTATCTTTGTAGACCTGAGCTGTTAAAGGGGTACCGTCCGTAAAGACAACATCGTCTCTAAGCTTAAACGTGAGAGTTTTTCCATCTTCTGAAACACTATAATCTTTTGCGAGATGCTGTTCTATATCGTTTGTTTCTGGATTAACGGCAAGTAATGTTCCACCCAGATGACTGGTGATTAGTCCTGCAATACTCATGGCTGTTTTATGAACATCTAGTGTATCCGGCTCTTGCATCGAACCGATGGTAATGGTGCCACCTGACTGAGGCGAGGTAGCCTCTTCAGGTGATTCATTGTTTGTGTCTGTATCCTTATCAGATGAACTATCGTTATTTTGATCAGGCGTTGAATCCGAGGCTGAATCAGAGCTGCATCCGATTATCAAAAACATGGACAGAACGAGCATGATCAAAAATAAGATTGGTTTACTTAGACGATTCATTGCCATGTTCGAGTCCTCCTATTCTACTTTTGGGGTTTGTCTAAAGCCAAATGCCGCACGAATGACCTTGTTATCTTCGTCTTTTACAAAGCGCAGTGCCAATTCTGATTCTCTAAAGGCAACAATAAAGGTATCATTTCCAATTGGTGTTAACCCGTTAATATGATCCAAGCCATCTGCTTTCAACTGCAATTTTCCATCCTCGACCACTACACTATATTTCGAACCTTCACCCGAAGCATAGGAACCTACATATTGTTGTAATTCTTCCTCTGAAACCTCTACTTCTTCGTACTTCACATGAGAAGCAGTGACTGGCTGACCTAATTGATCATTAAAAGCACTGAATAATAGTTTAGTAGATGGGACCCCTGCTAAGTTAGCAAAAGAAACACCTGAAAGACCTAGCTCAGGAATAATATTCAATTGAGCTGCTACCCCTTTTACCGCACCACCATGGTCAACCAGTTTATATCCGAAGTAGTCAGGTGTAATCATGACACCGTATCCATAGTAGCGATCTTTATCACACTCGATATACGGAGTGATCATTTGTTCAACACTTTCAGGAGTCAAAAGTTGAGCATCGCCCACTTTACCTTGGTTTCGAAAGATTTCCGCGTATTTCAGCATATCGTTTACCGAAGACTTCAGGAAACCAGCAGCCCGCATGGATGGTGCATCCCAAGGATTATCCGATTCAAAAATAATGGTCTCATCATCTTTTTTACGAGAGTTATAAAGGGATGTAAAATCGTCATGGTTCTCTAATTCTTCTAAATGGAACACACTATTTTTCATTCCAGCTGGATCTAAAATGTAATCCTTAACATATTGTTCATAGGTAATGCCACTTACCCTTTCCACAATGGCCCCTAGAAGCGAATAGCAATCATTTGAGTAGCTAAATTCAGTTCCGGGTGCTCCTAATAGGTCAAATTCTTGGTTCGCGATATCCGCCATTAACTCTTCATACGTATCAACACTTACTTTTTCTGCTTCAGCGGCAGCCTTCTCAACCGTTCCAATATCACCCTCGGTCTGACCGTCATCATCAAACTTCGGATCATTCGCAATACTCTTGGCTAAAGCTTTATGTAACGTCGGTAAAGGTGGTAAGCCAGCAGAGTGTGTCAGGAAGTGATGAATCGTCATTTGCTTTGTATATTCTTCATTTGAAGTTTTAAATTCCGGTAAATACTTGAGAACCGGGTCGTTCACATTTAGCTTTCCAGCCTCTTGCAATTGCATAATGGCTACAGCAGTAAATGATTTGGTTACGGAACCAATTCCAAAAACGGTATCAGAAGACAATGGGAGTTTTTTCTCGACGTTACGGTAACCAAAACCTTTTTCATAGAATACTTGACCGTCTTTCGCTAAACCAATTGAAAAACCAGGAATCTCAAACTTCTCACAAATTTCTTGACAATACTGTTCAAACTCACGAGTAACTGTTTGTTGAGTCATCTAATACCTCTCCCTTTTCCTTTTAAATTTTTATTATAAAATTGTACGGTGGGTACAATTTACAACCAAATTGGTTTTTATCACCTGGAAAAACGACACGAATATCTATCATGCTAGTATATTTTTCCTCGTATACACTTGTCTGTCCACTCGATACGATTCAAGCACTTCACGATTTATTTCATAACCCATACCAGGTTTATCTGGAACCTGGATGACTCCATTTTTGACTATTACTTCAGGATCAATAATATCGTTTTCCCAGTAGCGCGAGGATCCGGCTGTATCTCCTGGTAAAATAAACTGAGGAAGCGTGGTTAAGGCAACATTGTGTGCTCGGCCAATACCCGCCTCTAGCATGCCACCGCACCAAACCGCAATTCCCTGCTCTGCACAGTAATCATGGATTTTCTTTGATTCTGACAGCCCACCAACTCGGCCAATTTTTATATTGATTATTTGACAGCTCCCTATTTCAACTGCTTTTCTGGCATCTTCATAGGAGTGAATACTTTCATCTAAACAAATGGGGGTTTCTAGCACTGATTGTAGTTTTGCATGATCGATAATATCATCGTGGGCTAGTGGCTGCTCGATCATCATGAGGTCTAAATCATCCAGCCTTTTCAATAAGCTAATATCTTCTAACGTATAGGCGGAATTTGCATCTGCCATCAGTAAAATATCTGGAAAATGTCTCCTAACTTCCTTCAGCATTTCATAATCCGAACCAGGCTTTATTTTTATCTTCATCCGTTTGTAGCCTTCATTCACAAAACCGTC
The DNA window shown above is from Bacillus carboniphilus and carries:
- a CDS encoding ABC transporter substrate-binding protein; the encoded protein is MAMNRLSKPILFLIMLVLSMFLIIGCSSDSASDSTPDQNNDSSSDKDTDTNNESPEEATSPQSGGTITIGSMQEPDTLDVHKTAMSIAGLITSHLGGTLLAVNPETNDIEQHLAKDYSVSEDGKTLTFKLRDDVVFTDGTPLTAQVYKDTFDRILNPDTGATVAASLIGGIESTSAPDDHTFVIQLAAPSAPLLRNLTSQGYLQPLSMAAIEKHGDDYGRNPVGAGPFIFKEWVTGQSVTLERNEDFNWPQPSADNQGKAYPDQIVYKFIQDAQTMLAALDSGSIDVASGVLPKDVQRYRDNPDYYVLEAERQGLGLFLEMNLENEVLSDLNVRKAINMAVNKEAIIQAELNGEGTPAYGPIPATIFGYDQNVENYGHKFNQDEAISLLESSGFEKNGDGIMEKDGQELSLELSIMPQHSQAAQIVQAMLKDIGIQVSIQSMEAGTLIEKVSQGDYDMSFLAYSYSDPDILFLLFHSSQIGGLNHVRAQNAELDALLEKGRITVDLEDRKQVYADVQKIVVENAYWVPIYAEKVFYVVNSRVQDVKINNVSIDYQDAWVRQ
- a CDS encoding dipeptide ABC transporter ATP-binding protein, with the protein product MTSTTTTLLEVKNLEKRFATKSAWFQSKRYVHAVNGVNLHLNERETIGIVGESGCGKSTTGRCVLRLIEPTSGEVIYQGKDITTLSKKEMNSVRKDIQMVFQDPMASMNPKLSIREILSEPLIAHKIPKSEHENLINETIRLVGLSGSHLTRFPHELSGGQRQRIGIARAIILRPKIVVLDEPVSALDVSVQSQILNLLQDLQEELGLAYIFISHDLGVVEHIAHRVGVMYLGELVEEGGRDELFEEPLHPYTKALISAIPKSDPDEVKERIILKGELPSPANPPNGCKFHPRCAHATDICTSQSPKLTSVNGRKVACHLYN
- the nikB gene encoding nickel ABC transporter permease; the encoded protein is MKQFIINRILSGILVIFGISIFSFLLIHFIPGDPVKIMLGINASPEQVEKLTNHLGLDQPLFVQYGQYITNAFQGDFGTSLKTGRPVLTEILDRFPETVKLAVFGLFIAVVIGITLGILAARFKDSIIDKLCTALATLGVSIPSFWLAILLVMVFSVKLQWFPIAAGTGFRDLILPSLTLGVVASTMIMRLTRNGMVEVLSNEYIRTARAKGLEDRLILFRHALRNVLIPVITVIGLQMAALLGGTVIIEQVFNWPGLGTLAIGAISSRDFPLIQGTVLFMGVVYVTINILVDVLYSIIDPRVEMGTQEA
- a CDS encoding ABC transporter permease, producing the protein MSKLETYKPIQARVTHKAPLKIKSDTVKRIMKDKRAVVCILFLFVVALIGIFAPILAPYDPEELFYDAMLQGPSMEHLLGTDPIGRDILSRMIFGVRVTLTVSLLAVAITFFLGTLIGLVCAYVGGWVDNVLMRIMDILLALPSIVLALAIVAILGPSLTNAMIAVGIASIPGFSRLIRGAALTIKSSGFVEASRSIGSSHGWILRRQFLPNVSGVLLVYTTLFIGVAILDTAALSFIGLGAQPPTPEWGTMLAEGKNYMYDAWWLATFPGLAITLVVFAVNFLGDALRDIFDPKSSR
- a CDS encoding dipeptidase, coding for MSIHLFDFSLTTEQESRAKRLHEESIIIDMLFQGPMSPPDFSEEVTEELKKRCEKYIHDPNEYVFRIMRESISMAAEGKLPAFKDCWIQSGITAGNRQISGGRGSRAMEESLQSITSAQQQFDSFDWLIKATKGEHIRQAKREGKVAGMVTTQDTEWMGTDLENLEMMYKFGLRVVQLTYNMHNFVGAGCTERSDAGISNFGVKFIQKMNELGILVDTGHTGRQSTLDACEISDAPVIASHTACKAVSGHARGKDDYTLEAIAKTGGVIGVVTVPQFLNQEKDRPDMNDFLDHVDHLVKLVGVEHVGIGTDWPMNMPLFIQEMIATKIAPTIGFRKEDKLPGADSLLGFEQYTEAINITRGLVSRGYKDDQIKLILGENWMRVIEQVW
- a CDS encoding MFS transporter; the encoded protein is MNMENTQTEENWFRNIVLFLSSQTVSLFGSALVQYAIMWYITLETKSGLMMTLFIICGFIPTFFLSPVAGVWADRYNRKVLIIVADALIAISTLVLAIVFLMGYDAIWLLFVMAAIRAVGAGIQTPAVGAILPQIVPKDKLTKVNGANGSIQAVIMFVAPMASAALLTMATIEVIFFIDVITAAIAIFTLLTFLKIPSHEKAANTQTTSYFSDFKQGISYINQHAFLKKFFIFFAIFFVLMAPAAFLTPLQVTRSFGEDVWRLTAIEIAFSVGMMVGGAVIASWGGFKNKVHTMTFASLIMGVCTFGLGAIPNFWIYLVFMAIFGISMPLFNTPTMTLIQERVEENYLGRIFGVFGMISTSMMPIGMLIFGPMADLVKIEWLLLGTGGFILLLSMFLVRTNELVEAGKPVVTETSS
- a CDS encoding ABC transporter ATP-binding protein; protein product: MSNVLEVNGLTTQFESKNGPVTVVDNVDFVVKKGEVLGLVGESGCGKSVTSLSILQLLDKNGKISGGEVLYNHINLVNKSEKEMKKIRGKEISMIFQDPMTSLNPVLTIGIQIGEVIEKHEKAKGSVLKQKVVELLKLVGIPRAEEIFHEYPHRLSGGMKQRVMIAMAIACNPAMLIADEPTTALDVTIQAQILDLLRSLKSDLDMSILLITHDLGVVAEMCDRVVVMYAGQVVETADTRTLLRTPHHPYTVGLIQSTPHQSKGQSRLKSIVGQVPTPDQYAPGCRFADRCPKAMDICQRSVPPLFELDGKTSCRCWLYEKKEEVI
- a CDS encoding alkaline phosphatase family protein, translated to MFLRILIIVIVVLALIGCSIFWVKPKQAQNLKSIHTSTSSKKVVFLVVDSLMDQPLQKALQSEDVPALKFFMENGHYYPELISSYPTMSVTIDSTLLTGTYADQHKVPGLVWYNQAEGRVISYGSSVFENVKLGLSNFVHDSLYQLNNSDLSPNVETIYENLQKNGLSTASINGLMLAGIPSTPSIFHG